A single genomic interval of Shewanella psychropiezotolerans harbors:
- the rhlB gene encoding ATP-dependent RNA helicase RhlB, producing the protein MSETHLSNQKFADFSLHEGIKTALNESGFEFCTPIQAASLPILLQKKDIAGQAQTGTGKTLAFLVATFEHLLTTPIPEGRQLNQPRAMIMAPTRELAIQIAKDATLLAKHTGLKVGIVYGGESYEVQRKVLDKGIDILIGTTGRIIDYVRQGIINLSAIQAVVLDEADRMFDLGFIKDIRFLFRRMPDAKSRLNMLFSATLSMKVQELAYDHMNEPEKVVIAPNEKTSKNIKEEIFYPSMDEKMRLLLSLIEEDWPEKAIVFSNTKHSCENVWSWLSGDGHRVGLLTGDVPQKKRIRILEQFTTGELDFLVATDVAARGLHISDVSHVYNYDLPDDCEDYVHRIGRTGRAGKKGVSISFACEEYALNLPAIEEYITHSIPVSNYDNTALLEDIPAPIRVHRKHNSRPQGRGGSGRSNGSRNGNRNSAPRRHDKTRRHS; encoded by the coding sequence ATGAGCGAAACACATTTATCTAATCAGAAGTTTGCCGACTTTTCCCTTCATGAAGGGATAAAAACAGCACTTAACGAGAGCGGCTTTGAATTTTGCACGCCTATTCAAGCAGCATCATTACCGATCCTTTTGCAGAAAAAAGATATCGCGGGTCAAGCACAGACTGGAACAGGAAAGACTTTGGCTTTCCTTGTGGCGACTTTTGAACATCTGCTAACCACTCCTATTCCTGAAGGTCGTCAGCTAAATCAGCCGCGCGCTATGATCATGGCGCCGACTCGTGAGCTGGCTATCCAAATCGCAAAAGATGCGACGCTATTGGCAAAACATACCGGTTTGAAAGTCGGTATTGTCTATGGTGGTGAAAGCTATGAAGTTCAGCGTAAGGTGCTAGACAAGGGTATCGATATACTTATCGGTACCACGGGACGTATTATCGATTACGTCCGTCAGGGCATCATTAATCTGAGCGCGATTCAAGCTGTTGTGCTAGATGAAGCCGATCGTATGTTCGATCTTGGTTTTATTAAAGATATACGCTTTCTATTTAGACGTATGCCAGATGCTAAGTCGCGTCTGAACATGCTGTTCTCTGCAACCCTTTCTATGAAGGTGCAGGAGCTGGCTTATGATCATATGAATGAGCCTGAAAAAGTCGTTATCGCGCCGAACGAAAAAACCTCTAAGAACATCAAGGAAGAGATCTTTTATCCATCTATGGATGAGAAGATGCGTCTCCTGTTGTCACTTATTGAAGAAGACTGGCCAGAGAAGGCGATCGTTTTCTCTAATACCAAGCACAGCTGCGAAAATGTCTGGTCTTGGTTATCGGGTGACGGTCATCGTGTTGGCTTGCTTACTGGTGATGTGCCACAGAAGAAACGTATTCGTATTCTTGAACAGTTCACAACCGGTGAGCTGGACTTCTTAGTTGCTACCGATGTAGCGGCTCGTGGTCTGCATATCTCTGATGTATCCCATGTATACAACTACGATCTTCCCGATGACTGTGAAGATTACGTTCATCGTATTGGTCGTACCGGTCGTGCGGGTAAGAAAGGTGTATCTATTAGTTTTGCCTGTGAAGAATATGCATTGAATCTACCGGCGATTGAAGAGTATATTACTCACTCTATACCTGTGTCTAACTATGACAATACTGCGCTGCTTGAAGATATTCCAGCACCGATTAGAGTTCATAGAAAGCATAACAGCCGTCCTCAAGGACGGGGTGGTTCGGGTCGTTCTAATGGAAGTCGAAATGGTAATCGTAACAGCGCACCTCGCCGTCACGATAAGACCCGCAGACATTCATAA
- the trxA gene encoding thioredoxin TrxA: protein MSDKIVQLSDDSFENDVIKSELPVVVDFWAEWCGPCKMIAPILDDVAEDYAGKVTIAKLNVDQNSVSPAKYGVRGIPTLLIFKNGELAGTKVGALSKTQLKEFIDAQL from the coding sequence ATGAGCGACAAGATAGTACAATTAAGTGACGACAGCTTCGAAAATGACGTAATAAAATCAGAACTACCTGTAGTAGTAGATTTTTGGGCTGAGTGGTGTGGCCCTTGTAAAATGATTGCGCCAATCTTAGATGACGTAGCCGAAGACTATGCAGGTAAAGTCACTATAGCTAAACTCAATGTCGATCAAAACAGCGTATCTCCAGCTAAGTATGGTGTTCGTGGTATCCCTACACTACTTATTTTCAAGAACGGCGAATTGGCAGGCACTAAAGTTGGCGCACTGTCTAAGACTCAATTAAAAGAGTTTATCGACGCTCAACTATAA
- the rho gene encoding transcription termination factor Rho, protein MNLSELKDTSISDLVKLAQEMKVENTARARKQDIIFSILKAHAKSGEDIFGGGVLEILQDGFGFLRSGDASYLAGPDDIYVSPSQIRRFSMRTGDTIFGKIRPPKEGERYFALLKVSEVNYDKPENSRNKILFENLTPLHAEERLRMERGNGSTEDITSRILDLCSPIGKGQRGLIVAPPKAGKTLLLQNMAQSITHNNPDVVLMVLLIDERPEEVTEMQRMVKGEVIASTFDEPASRHVQVAEMVIEKAKRLVEHKKDVVILLDSITRLARAYNTVIPSSGKVLTGGVDANALHRPKRFFGAARNIEHGGSLTIIATALVDTGSKMDEVIYEEFKGTGNQELHLSRKAAEKRVFPAIDFNRSGTRREEKLTTPEELQKMWILRKILNPMDEVTGMEFLIDKLALTKTNEEFFNAMRGGGKG, encoded by the coding sequence ATGAATTTATCAGAATTAAAAGACACGTCGATTTCAGACTTAGTAAAGCTAGCCCAAGAGATGAAAGTTGAAAATACCGCCCGTGCTCGTAAGCAGGACATCATATTTTCAATCCTAAAAGCCCACGCCAAAAGCGGTGAAGATATCTTTGGTGGTGGTGTACTCGAAATTCTGCAGGATGGATTTGGTTTCCTTCGTAGCGGAGATGCTTCTTACCTTGCCGGCCCAGATGACATCTATGTGTCTCCGAGTCAGATCCGTCGCTTCAGCATGCGAACCGGTGATACCATCTTCGGTAAGATCAGACCTCCAAAAGAGGGTGAGCGTTATTTTGCGCTGCTGAAAGTATCTGAAGTCAACTATGACAAGCCTGAAAACTCCCGCAACAAAATCTTATTCGAAAACCTGACCCCACTGCATGCCGAAGAGCGCCTGCGTATGGAACGTGGTAATGGTTCGACCGAAGATATTACTTCAAGAATTCTCGATCTATGTTCACCTATAGGTAAGGGTCAACGTGGCCTGATTGTTGCGCCGCCAAAGGCTGGTAAGACATTATTGCTACAGAACATGGCTCAAAGCATCACTCACAATAACCCGGATGTGGTATTGATGGTGCTACTTATCGATGAGCGTCCGGAAGAAGTTACCGAGATGCAGCGCATGGTTAAAGGTGAAGTCATAGCTTCAACCTTCGATGAGCCAGCCAGCCGTCATGTACAGGTAGCCGAGATGGTTATCGAAAAAGCCAAACGTCTGGTTGAGCATAAGAAAGACGTGGTCATTCTGCTGGATTCGATCACTCGTCTTGCTCGTGCATACAACACAGTTATTCCATCATCGGGTAAAGTTCTTACCGGTGGTGTCGATGCCAACGCCCTGCACCGTCCTAAGCGTTTCTTCGGTGCGGCACGTAACATCGAACATGGTGGCAGCTTAACCATCATAGCAACGGCACTTGTCGATACTGGCTCTAAGATGGATGAAGTTATCTACGAAGAGTTTAAAGGTACCGGTAACCAAGAGTTACACCTGTCCCGTAAAGCTGCCGAAAAGCGTGTCTTCCCAGCTATCGATTTCAATCGCTCTGGTACTCGTCGTGAAGAGAAACTCACGACGCCTGAAGAGCTGCAGAAGATGTGGATCCTACGTAAGATCCTTAATCCTATGGATGAAGTCACAGGCATGGAGTTCCTTATCGACAAGTTAGCCTTAACCAAGACTAACGAAGAGTTCTTCAACGCAATGAGAGGCGGTGGTAAAGGCTAA
- a CDS encoding fumarate reductase iron-sulfur subunit has translation MSQIETKGRTLTFNIFRYDPQEVGDKPKMVKYQIEETPGMTVFITLNMLREHQDTSLQFDFVCRAGICGSCAMVINGFPTLACRTLTKNYPKGEITLMPLPGFELIGDLSVNTGKFMRELAERLKLWLHPMSEDADVHRLEIPMSPQEAAKLYELERCVECGVCVSACATKQMRETFVGAVGMMKLARFELDSRDSRSTEDFYHVIGNQDGVFGCMTLLGCQDNCPKDLPHMQQIAYLRRKMAMAQF, from the coding sequence ATGAGCCAAATAGAGACTAAGGGTCGTACCTTAACATTTAATATCTTCAGATATGATCCACAAGAAGTGGGTGATAAGCCCAAGATGGTGAAGTATCAAATTGAAGAGACGCCTGGCATGACAGTGTTTATCACGCTGAACATGCTACGTGAGCATCAAGATACCTCTCTGCAGTTTGATTTTGTCTGTCGTGCAGGTATTTGTGGTAGTTGCGCCATGGTGATCAATGGCTTTCCGACTCTGGCATGTCGAACCTTGACCAAGAATTACCCCAAAGGGGAAATAACCTTGATGCCTCTGCCTGGCTTCGAGCTGATAGGCGATCTCTCGGTGAACACCGGCAAGTTTATGCGTGAACTAGCTGAACGACTTAAGCTTTGGCTACACCCAATGAGTGAAGATGCCGACGTTCATAGGCTCGAAATACCTATGTCTCCGCAAGAGGCGGCTAAACTCTATGAGCTTGAGCGCTGCGTCGAATGTGGTGTCTGTGTATCTGCTTGTGCCACTAAGCAGATGCGAGAGACCTTTGTCGGCGCTGTGGGCATGATGAAGCTGGCCAGATTCGAGCTCGATAGTCGAGATAGTCGCAGTACAGAAGATTTTTATCATGTCATAGGTAACCAGGATGGTGTGTTTGGCTGCATGACCCTACTCGGTTGTCAGGATAATTGTCCCAAGGACTTGCCCCATATGCAGCAGATAGCGTATTTGCGCCGTAAGATGGCAATGGCTCAGTTTTAG
- a CDS encoding fumarate reductase flavoprotein subunit, with protein sequence MKLIYTDSLVVGAGLAGLRVAIASKERGLDTLVLSLIPAKRSHSAAAQGGMQASLGNTVKGMGDDEDIHFQDTVKGSDWGCDQDVARMFAHCAPKAVRELANWGVPWTRITEGPRQVVVNAEKVTIEEAKEAHGLINARDFGGTKKWRTCYTADGTGHSLLYAVDNKAISMDIPVHERVEALAIIHDGKRCHGVVARCLVTGELRAYIGKSTTIATGGYGRIYEVSTNAIICEGIGQALALETGVAKLGNMEAVQFHPTAIVPVGILTTEGCRGDGGLLRDKDGHRFMPDYEPEKKELASRDVVSRRMTEHMRKGKGVDSPYGPHLWLDITLLGRKHVETNLREVKEICENFLGIDPAKEWIPVRPTQHYSMGGIRTDKTGQNPQLKGLFSVGEAACWDMHGFNRLGGNSLAETVVGGMIIGKYVADFCQENSLEIDTNLAESFVDKVRDEIDDLIEGGGTESPFVLRKEMQRIMMDYVGIFRNGIELDKAVSELQGLLERSRDIGLKCSKRHANPELVEALRVKRMIKVALTVACGAAARTESRGAHAREDFPQRNDKDWLNRTLSSWPDENALSPELSYEQLDVMKMELPPGYRGYGIDNAITHPDTEKREQEIADIISELGEDADRYQRQNAIMPYEVPKALQPKNERLSDNLTESGECVEKVGETVE encoded by the coding sequence GTGAAACTGATATATACCGATTCTTTAGTGGTTGGAGCCGGATTGGCTGGCTTACGAGTTGCCATCGCCTCCAAGGAGCGCGGACTCGATACTCTAGTGCTTTCTCTCATTCCTGCTAAGCGGTCACATTCCGCTGCAGCGCAAGGGGGCATGCAAGCGAGTCTGGGTAATACCGTGAAAGGAATGGGTGATGATGAAGATATTCATTTTCAGGATACGGTAAAGGGTTCCGACTGGGGTTGCGATCAGGATGTCGCGCGTATGTTTGCTCACTGTGCCCCAAAGGCTGTAAGAGAGCTGGCAAACTGGGGCGTACCTTGGACTCGGATCACAGAAGGCCCAAGACAGGTCGTGGTGAATGCGGAAAAGGTCACCATAGAAGAGGCCAAAGAAGCTCATGGTTTGATCAACGCCCGCGACTTCGGTGGTACTAAGAAATGGCGTACCTGTTATACCGCAGATGGTACCGGACATTCCTTGCTTTATGCGGTCGATAACAAGGCAATTTCGATGGATATTCCTGTCCATGAACGTGTCGAAGCTTTGGCAATCATTCATGATGGTAAGCGTTGTCACGGTGTTGTAGCACGCTGCCTGGTAACCGGAGAGCTAAGAGCCTATATCGGCAAATCGACCACTATTGCTACTGGCGGTTACGGCAGGATTTATGAAGTATCGACCAATGCCATCATCTGCGAAGGCATCGGCCAGGCGCTCGCCTTGGAAACTGGCGTTGCCAAACTTGGCAATATGGAAGCGGTACAGTTCCATCCGACTGCCATCGTGCCTGTTGGCATTCTGACGACCGAAGGTTGTCGCGGTGACGGTGGCTTGCTAAGAGATAAAGATGGCCATAGGTTTATGCCGGATTACGAGCCTGAGAAGAAAGAACTGGCTTCCCGTGATGTGGTTTCTCGTCGCATGACTGAGCATATGCGTAAGGGCAAGGGGGTTGATAGTCCCTATGGTCCGCATTTGTGGCTCGATATTACGCTTCTTGGTCGTAAACATGTTGAAACTAATCTGCGTGAAGTGAAAGAGATATGTGAGAATTTCCTGGGGATTGACCCTGCTAAGGAGTGGATCCCGGTTCGCCCGACTCAACATTATTCTATGGGAGGGATTCGTACCGATAAAACGGGTCAAAATCCTCAACTCAAAGGCTTGTTTAGTGTCGGTGAGGCTGCGTGCTGGGACATGCATGGCTTCAATCGACTAGGTGGTAACTCGCTGGCGGAAACCGTCGTCGGTGGCATGATTATCGGTAAATATGTTGCCGATTTCTGTCAAGAAAATAGCTTAGAGATCGATACAAATCTCGCTGAGTCGTTTGTTGATAAGGTACGCGACGAAATTGATGATCTGATTGAAGGCGGTGGAACAGAGAGCCCGTTTGTGCTCAGGAAAGAGATGCAAAGGATCATGATGGATTATGTGGGTATTTTCCGCAATGGTATTGAACTCGATAAAGCGGTTTCTGAGCTCCAAGGGCTACTGGAACGCTCGCGTGATATTGGCCTTAAATGTAGCAAGCGTCATGCCAATCCTGAATTGGTCGAAGCGCTTAGGGTGAAGCGCATGATTAAAGTTGCACTCACTGTGGCATGCGGCGCGGCCGCACGTACAGAAAGCCGCGGTGCCCACGCTCGAGAAGACTTCCCCCAAAGAAACGATAAAGACTGGTTGAATAGAACGCTTTCGAGCTGGCCTGATGAGAATGCACTCTCGCCAGAGCTGAGTTATGAGCAGCTGGATGTGATGAAGATGGAGCTGCCCCCTGGGTATCGAGGATACGGTATCGACAATGCTATTACTCATCCTGATACAGAAAAGCGGGAGCAGGAGATCGCCGACATCATCAGCGAGCTTGGAGAAGATGCCGATCGTTATCAGAGGCAAAATGCAATTATGCCCTACGAAGTTCCCAAGGCTCTACAGCCTAAAAATGAACGCTTAAGTGATAACTTGACCGAAAGCGGCGAGTGTGTGGAAAAAGTGGGAGAAACAGTTGAATGA